One part of the Eptesicus fuscus isolate TK198812 chromosome 20, DD_ASM_mEF_20220401, whole genome shotgun sequence genome encodes these proteins:
- the CCDC200 gene encoding coiled-coil domain-containing protein 200 isoform X2: MGSAFHWEARRRQVALVQRRQQMQQQQEKCTAPKLGGRCSARCFSGGAVPGAVSQRNNARGCGGWRKTAHAPASVSSSREQRAPLPLDLLVLLPVMPGRWVPRWEGGGCHLLGSSCQERKKPQEGKCQPEKRTQPSQESHQEPGPSQVQSPPPKQPQPPPPKPAEQPPPPPPPPPPPSPQPQPQPQAQPQPQPPPQPRQQNAQDPLTQLCAKHTLQDSQKPGPQLDSMGTHQTKGQSNCFTDKFQGEQRIPPDPDFSRPGQACLAKYTWRPRFTLLHRGFMRTACGSDKRRHQTRSA, translated from the exons ATGGGCAGTGCTTTCCACTGGGAGGCCCGTCGTAGGCAGGTGGCTTTGGTacagaggaggcagcagatgcAGCAACAGCAAGAGaag TGCACAGCTCCCAAGCTAGGAGGGAGGTGCTCAGCCCGATGTTTCTCGGGAGGGGCTGTGCCGGGGGCAGTGTCACAGAGAAACAATGCTCGGGGCTGTGGTGGGTGGAGGAAGACAGCGCATGCTCCAGCCTCAGTCTCCAGCTCCAGGGAGCAGAGGGCCCCTCTCCCTCTGGATCTGCTTGTCTTGCTCCCTGTGATGCCTGGCAGATGGGtgcccaggtgggagggaggaggctgtcaCTTGCTGGGGTCTTCTTGCCAGGAACGGAAGAAACCCCAAGAGGGGAAATGCCAACCTGAGAAACGAACCCAGCCATCTCAGGAGTCACATCAGGAGCCAGGGCCATCGCAGGTACAATCGCCACCACCTAAGCAACCACAGCCGCCCCCGCCAAAGCCAGCGGAGCagccaccgcccccgcccccgccgccgccgccaccatcgccacagccacagccacagccacaggcacagccacagccacagcctccACCTCAACCAAGGCAACAAAATGCCCAAGACCCTCTTACTCAGCTCTGTGCCAAGCACACACTCCAGGATTCCCAAAAGCCTGGTCCCCAGCTTGACTCAATGGGGACCCATCAAACTAAAGGACAATCCAACTGCTTTACGGATAAATTCCAAGGAGAGCAGAGAATCCCTCCAGACCCTG ATTTCAGCAGACCAGGCCAAGCCTGCCTAGCTAAGTACACCTGGAGGCCACGCTTCA
- the CCDC200 gene encoding coiled-coil domain-containing protein 200 isoform X3 — translation MGSAFHWEARRRQVALVQRRQQMQQQQEKCTAPKLGGRCSARCFSGGAVPGAVSQRNNARGCGGWRKTAHAPASVSSSREQRAPLPLDLLVLLPVMPGRWVPRWEGGGCHLLGSSCQERKKPQEGKCQPEKRTQPSQESHQEPGPSQVQSPPPKQPQPPPPKPAEQPPPPPPPPPPPSPQPQPQPQAQPQPQPPPQPRQQNAQDPLTQLCAKHTLQDSQKPGPQLDSMGTHQTKGQSNCFTDKFQGEQRIPPDPDFSRPGQACLAKYTWRPRFTSMDYIQQW, via the exons ATGGGCAGTGCTTTCCACTGGGAGGCCCGTCGTAGGCAGGTGGCTTTGGTacagaggaggcagcagatgcAGCAACAGCAAGAGaag TGCACAGCTCCCAAGCTAGGAGGGAGGTGCTCAGCCCGATGTTTCTCGGGAGGGGCTGTGCCGGGGGCAGTGTCACAGAGAAACAATGCTCGGGGCTGTGGTGGGTGGAGGAAGACAGCGCATGCTCCAGCCTCAGTCTCCAGCTCCAGGGAGCAGAGGGCCCCTCTCCCTCTGGATCTGCTTGTCTTGCTCCCTGTGATGCCTGGCAGATGGGtgcccaggtgggagggaggaggctgtcaCTTGCTGGGGTCTTCTTGCCAGGAACGGAAGAAACCCCAAGAGGGGAAATGCCAACCTGAGAAACGAACCCAGCCATCTCAGGAGTCACATCAGGAGCCAGGGCCATCGCAGGTACAATCGCCACCACCTAAGCAACCACAGCCGCCCCCGCCAAAGCCAGCGGAGCagccaccgcccccgcccccgccgccgccgccaccatcgccacagccacagccacagccacaggcacagccacagccacagcctccACCTCAACCAAGGCAACAAAATGCCCAAGACCCTCTTACTCAGCTCTGTGCCAAGCACACACTCCAGGATTCCCAAAAGCCTGGTCCCCAGCTTGACTCAATGGGGACCCATCAAACTAAAGGACAATCCAACTGCTTTACGGATAAATTCCAAGGAGAGCAGAGAATCCCTCCAGACCCTG ATTTCAGCAGACCAGGCCAAGCCTGCCTAGCTAAGTACACCTGGAGGCCACGCTTCA